The DNA sequence TTTCTGTATTCCTGTAAATAACAGCATCAACTCAAGGCTTGTgttgacaaaatacagtgaCTTATATGAAATTATCCAGTCGAGCCTCAACCTCATTTCTTTGCGTTTGCTCACTGGAGCTAAATATAGGAAAGAGCTATATGGATCATATGGACCACTTAGGCCCTTACCGTGGAGCGAGGGGGACTGGGGAAAGAAGAGAGACCTTTCCAAATCAAAACCTAAGAAAGGAGAGAGATGAATGTTTAAGGGCTTCTATTTGCAGGGTGAAAAGATTTCTAGATGTCTTAAGGGAACAGAATGTCTCCCTACAAACCTTCTGCAAAGTCATTGTCGTTTCCCAGGGGAACTTTTTATTTAAGCTTCTTTGCGAAGAGAGAAGAGAAATGACGATCAAAGCCTTTCTTAGTATATCTTTTCCACGGTCAGTGGCTCATTGCATGTTGAAAAAGATATTTGTGTGTTCTAATTAtattttgtataattttcttttcaccTTCTTTCAGTGTGATAGAAGTTACTCAGTTCAGTTACCCGGTGTATCGTGCTTTCCTGCAGTATCTATATACTGATCACGTTCATCTTCAACCAGAGGACGCTATTGGTGAGTATCTAACCACAAAACAAACGGTAAATGATCGGAACTGGAAAAGAAAGTTCCCGTTGTCTCTGTCATGCGAAAAAATTAACGACCACTGGTTGAGCTTGCCAAGCACAAGGAGAAAAAGGCGCATTATGTAAAACTGCTGGGAAGGCTGTCTTTTATGAGGTGACGAAATTGTCTTTGAGGAGGGGGTGAGCTTAGGAACAGAAAAAACTTTAGAAATTGCTGGGACAAGTCACACGCGCTTTAGTAGCATTTCTGATAGTTGCCCTACGGACAGCTGACGCTATTACAGGCCGCTTGCTTAGTCCCTAAGCCTCATTATTCCCCGCGGCCAAttcgtttcgggtcacgtggtcctgGCAAAGAAGTGAGTGTTTCCCGCCCTTttgcctcggatacgtcaccgaagtgaattgaccagaggactgggaaaacgccgtacagaaAATAGACAAACACGCCGCGTTGTAAATGCACTTTtcttcaacctcgttcccagggcttttcccgtAGAacatgggggaggggaggggcgaCTCTTTCCCCAGCCCTCACATTttctaagggaaaagccctgaggaCCAGTTTGACTTTCCTTTGCTGGTTGAGCTTCCCTTGGTCTGTGCAATCTGTCGATCTCGCGTTTTTCCCACATCTCCGATCGCCAAGAGAGAGTGGCCACGGCAAAAACGATTAAAGACACTCACCTCCTAGAGAAGAGTAATAATGAAAACACGCTTTTGTATATTATTTGAACTAGTGGAAGTTTTTTAAAGATTCTTTCAGCTACTTCATTTTCTTGCAGGTCTACTTGACTTGGCTAATTCCTACTGTGAGACACAGCTCAAACGCCTCTGCGAACGAATTATAAAACAAGGCATCACCGTGGACAATGCCGCCATGTTGCTTGCGGCGGCACTCAAATACGAGGCTGTGGTAAGAAATAAACTAAGGATCCTCTTGCACGAAGGTCATGTTAATCTCCTTTAGTACTGAAGCTGTGCTGAGCCCGGgtttgggggtgggggtggcCGGGGGTTACTCAACCAATTGTATACGGGgtggctccgccccgaggtccaaccacCTACCCAggtatataccatttttgacagaacagttacccccccccccccccccccctttccgcTCGCTAATTCCGCAGTAGTTAAGCGTTAGTCCATTTctacttcttttctttctaggaTCTGGAAGAATTCTgcttcaagttctgtgtcaaTCACCTGACAGCAGTCACGCAAACTGAAGCCTTTAATCAACTGGATGAGACAACGGTCAAGGAATTTATTCAAAAAGCTGCTAAGTGGGGTGCCTTTAAATACTAAACCTGAACCATTCTCAACCAACTGTACCTTTAAagtagactttctaaaagtcctttataTTTTTCATGGTTTGGTTCGCTCACTTTtaagaacttatgagaggtcgacttgtagcaagtctatcTTAAAAGTAATGGATTTCACTGAATTAAAAGGGGACAGCTCTAGACTATAAGAGATTGTAACAGTTCATCAGTTTATTTGGCATTTATAAATCTGATTTGCAGGGTTTTAATGAAAAACACTCTGATAATGTGAGGACTTTCTAGACCTATAATATCCgcgaaaaaaatttgaacataAACACCGGGGCTGAAACTTTTCACGGCCCTTCTTCAACTGGCTTAGTTACAATTTCACATTGTGAGGGAAACCTGGCTGAGCTCATCATAGGTAGCCCAAGCCCGAAATATTATcggaaaaaaggattttttaccGTTAAATGTTCTAATTGCTGCCCCatctcaaataaacgcctcatGTCTAATAAATGACCCCTTCTATGAAGAAAAGTTTGTATTAGACGCCCCTCTCTAATTGACGCCCCCTCTCTAATTGACGCGGCCTCCCATGACAGTttctccaaaatactaggaattaaCTAAAAGGTGCAAAATCgatcattcaatttattcagtttcttgcttgattttggAGGGCGCTATTTTCAGAATATTTTGGTAAAGTAATATTTTGAGGTAATTAAGTTTCAATAGGAACGCACTGAACAGGATTCCTTTGGAAAGATGTAATATATTATGATTTTTAGTTCAAAACCAGCTATGTAATATATTACTAATTTATTGTCATAGTTCTAAAGTAACTGaaataatttgatttatttcaatgaaaaattttCTGTCATATCTATTTATCTgttcttaaaaattaaattaatattatatGATCAAAAAATAATTCAATATAGCGACATCAGCTTGTGCATATAAAAAGAGGTGGAAACTGTTCTATTTATTAATAGCGAAACAAGTTTGCCGCAATAAATGGTCCAACTAGGCACAGTTTTGCGACAATTGATAATCATGTCGGTCATAGCTTTGGTGTGGGTGGCAACATTTTCAAGactgaaatttctttgaaaaacggCCAACAGGCTTTAATTTTGAAAGCTGGGCTGTAGGCAAATCTGGAAAAATTCGATACCAACTCTTCTTACACAAGGAGATTACAGTGGCTCTAAtccacaggtcacaggtcaatGGCCGTTTTCATACTAAGGGAGAACttaagcaaacattttgtagttcgtctggttatgcgtCTCTAGTATAAAGACGGGCATAAGACGCATTATGCTTCCAGACGAACTACGTACCTTTCGTAGTGCGTCGTTTAAGGCGTATTTCGAACGGCGTCTTGTACGCGTCTTTATACTTGAGACGCATAACCAGATGAACTACAAATGTTTTcccaagttcgtccagacggataatgcgtccttagtataaaaacggccttAGATATATACTCCCCTGACCGTTAGATAGAATGGACCCAATAGATAAGAACTTGACGGGCCTAGCAGGCCTGAAAATAACTGAAAGAGACATGTTCCCTGACTCTCCTGAAGAGAGATTGCACTTAACCAAGTTATTACAGGAGAGGAACTCTTCCACTAAAGGTTTTTAGGTACAAGCTTTATGGAAGTCCAACCTAAATTAGCCCCCCTCGTCACGTCCCAACGAGTCAACGGGTTTATTTATCAAATAAAGGTTTTTtagattttattcttttaagaaaaaaaacgacCCCCTATTGTCCCATGCTAGTGCTGATCACTCGTCTTAAGTTCTCAGAAGAGAGCTCTTGTGAGAATACATCAAACGCTCCATTCTTGCCACAAGTCTTATTTTTATCCAAAACCGCTTTAGCTATATGTTCTATTTCTGGCCGTCCTTACCACggacaaagaagcaaaaaaaaaaaaaaacgcctgatctcaggttaccgtTCTCGTTTCGTTTTATCCAAGCAAGACAGACGCTCGAAATTTCGTTTCCCTTCCCGCCActaattttctttctctcccTTGCTTGAACGTCGGGTCCCGCGAGATGGAGCATTAATGAACGTCTCCTGTGCCTGTTGTTCGCGTTGTCTTCATTTAGAATTAAGCTTTTGCCGTCTGCAAATAGTTCGAACGCTGTCAGCCAACGCTTCCATCGCAAGCCAAGCGTGTTTTGGTCCCCATGACAGTCGAATGTTTTGACATGGTTGCGTTCATTATCATCCATGTTTCTCGCGAACTTTTCGTCTCGCTGACTTCTTGGGGTCTTTTTTTACCCTCGTCGCCAATGTTGTGACCGATCTCGTCGCGGGTAAAATAACGAAGGATTACAACGGATTGAACCTCAAAAGATTAGCTTTATTCCGCCTATCACGACTCGTGGTCCTTTACAACTACAGTcaggcgttacatgcactactGAGGGGGAATTTGGGTCCTAATACACTACAATATTTACTTATGAAGCTGCCGTCGTGCACAGGCAATCAAGGCTAGTCGTCTGCTGCGAAACCTGGTGGCTTCGCAGCAACAAGTTCAGTGGAAGTAACTTGAAATAAggtttacatttttccttagCTTCAATATTTGCTAGAAGTAGTAAACAAATCAAATATGGAAAAAGACAGTCTTTCCTCACAGTAAGACAGCTGAACGGATCACTATACCATTACGAAACTTGTAATCTCAACGAACAATGCACAAGATATATTTTTGATTAAACAACTTAACGAACTGACACTCTCTTATTAAACAGGACAGActcaaaaatagttttctttcCGAAAGAAGGTGTTGACGAGGCTTTGTCAATAGATTTTCAGTTGTGAAGGTGTAAGCGGCTTTCTTTACacaaagaggaaaagaaaaacgataggaaaaattaaaaaaaaccctgaatATTCTATATAAAATGAACAAACAATCTATGTATATAGCTTCACTTATCCTAAGAGAGCTCAATGCATAAAAATATGCAGAGCCTAATACAAATGAAAAGGATAGAAGTTAATGGAGTTGTTTACTTCTATCCTTTTCATTTGAATAttctatataaatattttagcCATAAAATTTAAGTCAAGCCGTAACTGTCCGTACCCGTCCGGTTACGGGAACACAAAAAGTCTCGCAATATCTCCCTTCGTTAAAATTATCTCCGAGAAATACACTTTTTAATAAACACTAAAATACTAAAATCCTATAGTTACTGACTTTacacctttttagcttgtacaATTTCGGAAATGAACATACTTTATCGAGAATATTTTGAATTAGCATTTCAACGTTCGAAACTGTCCTTTTGTGTACTATTACACTTTAGAGCGTAGATATGCTTGAGTTGCGCCGGCGGGCCGGGGGCGAATAGGGAGGGAAATGCTAAAATGGCAAGTAAAGCGGAAAATTGTCGAACGAGCATTTCTAGCCCGATTTTTGATAACGTTATCGCCAACTGGACCTTTTGCGtcgaacagtttttttttttatctctaaagtagctattataaaaactaagagcgtaaccattgctttttttcgtctcctcgctctttctttttctcctttccttttacTTCGTTTTGGAGCTTCTCGCGCTTAAGAAActtgccttttgacgccttttcgctcaaatgactgcaaatttcgttaggttggttttcaaaaaatcggctagattTACATGACAAGGAACTGCGAAAAATCGCAACTAACTAATTTTCGCCAATTTTGTTAAATCGACAACTGGCTCTGGACTACAATGATCATTAACATGACAATGAActgcaaaaaattgcaactAACGCGAAAAATCGTTTGACTTGCGATTTTTCGTAGTTTTCGCTGTTGAcgaaaaattgcaatttttgcagCTGCGTGCAAACCTGGACTTAAGTGTCAGACAAACACCTTCCCAATAGCCACGATTTTATTTGTTCCAATTAAACACTGTAAATGTATTAAACAGTTCTCTGAAAGCAATGATTATCTGCAGATTGCACAATGCAAGAGCAAAGGTCCGCACAATGATTTTAATACCTCAATGAGTTTCTCAATAATACcgtttataaaataaattttcaaggGTTGCCTCTAGTTCCAGTATTAAATTAGTCCCCTTCTCTAAATAGCTCGGCCTCAACATGGCTGGGGAAAAATACTACAAAtagatgaataaaaaataagccCTGCTAGGTAGCTTATAGAGAGGGAGGATCTTGCAAACTCGATGTCGGACCTGAATGTTTGGAATAAGATAATTCAGAGCACTCCGACCGAAAAGGCCGAATGATGGATGATGAATAAGATTAAGAATCTCAACTAGCAAAATCCAAACCGGTTGACTGCTTTGAAACGTTAACTGTCAGCAGGGCCTCCTGATTTCAAGTCCAACACTGTGTCCGGTTCGGTTACGCTTACTTCTCTTTAAATGAACATAACGACACTTACTGCCTTGTGCAATTTACCGCTTTCATAACAAAACAGACTTCGGTGAACATAACAGAGAGATTAAGGGTCAGGTTTACGATAAACgacaaacgtcagattcaagttgagaaattctcagaatagaaaataagcagttAAAAACTGTCCAGAGCACTTCTTATCCttttggataaaactggcgtgaaactccttatttttgagtagaagtaataaacagcAAGCAACAATTAAGGGAAAAAAttgatcacgtggtacaaattcacgtttgccgtttggaaTAATCTTTGTCGTACCTCCACGTTCACCCCTCTGATGTGCTTTCTTCTTAGTCTGTGGATTCACTAATGCAATACTTTACTGCTAAATCCTTGCATCGAACATATTCATGACACAAGGCTTTGTACAAGACTAAGTAAGTTGCTGACGAGCCCTCTATTCTTTTCCACGTATACAGCATGCGGTAACATTTGTCACGGAGTTCTTTATTATCGTGGTCGAATCCTTCTATTTCTGCTTCGCCGAATTCCAGGCGCCTCGCAAGGGCTTTCCACGATTTCCCAAGCTCTGTTGACAACCCTTCCAAATCATAGTCCACAACCATTTcatctttgatttctttaaaaagaagcaaacaaaaattaaaattctacATCAAAAACAGAAAGACGTTTTTCTTTGGAAAGTACAAATTAAGCTCCGTATTCGCTGTTTCCTCAGTCTCCAGCtcaaggtggctgaacacagtttctgTGACAGAATTGCGTGCGCTGAGAAATTTCACTGACGCTATTCTTTCCGCGCGCACCAAAGACTGAC is a window from the Porites lutea chromosome 10, jaPorLute2.1, whole genome shotgun sequence genome containing:
- the LOC140949522 gene encoding RCC1 and BTB domain-containing protein 1-like yields the protein MIGVFGRNSDGCLLVASSTRKETSDLTFMIEGKPVYVHKAMLKIRCEHFRSMFQSHWGEDDKDVIEVTQFSYPVYRAFLQYLYTDHVHLQPEDAIGLLDLANSYCETQLKRLCERIIKQGITVDNAAMLLAAALKYEAVDLEEFCFKFCVNHLTAVTQTEAFNQLDETTVKEFIQKAAKWGAFKY